One Catenulispora sp. EB89 DNA window includes the following coding sequences:
- a CDS encoding LacI family DNA-binding transcriptional regulator has translation MQTDPVPPRVTIRDVARQAGVSVATVSKVLNDRYGVSADTTARVKAVIEELGYEASLVAQSLRNHQTNVIGILVADLEPFSAELLKGAGDAIRGSGFELVVYSAGGRARDQVGWERRYLSRLSGTLVDGAVLVTPTVVDLQYGAPVVAVDPHTGPGGRPTVDSDNLRGALAATEHLLALGHRRIAMLTGRPDLLSAQLREQGFRQAMAAADVAVDEDLLRLGSYDPDTAAEQAARLLAEPDRPTAVFAANDLSAIATIEVAHRMGLRVPEDLSVVGFDDIPEATRCTPMLTTVEQPIREMGRRAVELLIGLIRGEAEPDATHIMLPTRLLVRASTAGPASAG, from the coding sequence GTGCAGACCGATCCCGTTCCTCCACGCGTGACCATCCGCGACGTCGCCCGGCAGGCCGGCGTCTCGGTCGCCACGGTCTCCAAGGTGCTCAACGACCGCTACGGCGTGTCCGCGGACACCACGGCCCGTGTCAAGGCCGTGATAGAAGAGCTCGGATACGAGGCGAGCCTGGTGGCGCAGAGCCTGCGCAACCACCAGACGAACGTCATCGGGATCCTGGTGGCCGACCTTGAACCTTTCAGCGCCGAGTTGCTCAAGGGCGCCGGCGACGCGATCCGCGGCTCGGGGTTCGAGCTCGTGGTCTACTCGGCCGGCGGCCGCGCCCGCGACCAGGTGGGCTGGGAGCGCCGCTACCTCTCCCGGCTGTCCGGCACGCTCGTGGACGGAGCCGTCCTGGTCACCCCCACCGTGGTCGACCTGCAGTACGGCGCCCCGGTGGTCGCGGTCGACCCGCACACCGGCCCCGGCGGCCGCCCGACCGTCGACTCCGACAACCTGCGCGGCGCCCTCGCGGCCACCGAGCACCTGCTGGCCCTGGGCCACCGCCGGATCGCGATGCTCACCGGCCGGCCGGACCTGCTGTCAGCGCAGCTGCGCGAGCAGGGCTTCCGGCAGGCGATGGCCGCCGCCGACGTCGCAGTGGACGAAGACCTGCTGCGCCTCGGCTCCTACGACCCGGACACCGCCGCCGAGCAGGCCGCGCGGCTGCTGGCCGAGCCCGACCGGCCCACCGCGGTGTTCGCGGCCAACGACCTGTCGGCGATCGCGACGATCGAGGTGGCGCACCGCATGGGGCTGCGCGTGCCGGAGGACCTGTCGGTGGTCGGCTTCGACGACATCCCCGAGGCGACGCGCTGCACCCCGATGCTCACCACGGTCGAGCAGCCGATCCGGGAGATGGGACGGCGCGCGGTGGAACTGCTGATCGGGCTGATCCGCGGCGAGGCGGAGCCGGACGCCACCCACATCATGCTGCCGACGCGGCTGCTGGTGCGGGCTTCGACGGCGGGGCCGGCTTCGGCTGGCTGA